The nucleotide sequence TTTACCGTGTTCACTGACATCCTTGTCTACGGCGAGACTGCCTCGCAAGAGCTGAGAGGGCCAATGACAACTGGGATTACGTTGAACTGGGGGGAGAGAAGCTAGTCATAATGACTCGAAAGTGACTTGAGTTCTGCCTTGAATTATTTGGCAAAACTGCTACCATGCATCAAGAGGTCGAAGACTCTGTTGAGTCAAGTACTCTTTTCTCATTCACATCATATTCAAGGCAGACTATCAACTTGTGACACTCAATAAGAAAGAACAGAGTTTCTTTAACAAAAGGTTGCCCGATAGGGTTTAATACTATAAGTAGAAGGACATTAGACCACTATACTGCTTTGTAGACTTCCCCAGGGGCTGCATCGGGGTCTGCAACACATTTCTCAACAACTGACAACTTTCCCGGTCTGTCTATTCTTAGAAAAAAGCCTCAGTGCATCGCCCCAAGGATATCTTCTGGATCTTCACCCAATACTCGGTCGCCTGGCAGTTCTTGATATCAGTCGTATGCCACTGCGATCAATGCGCGTTTCCCCTCAAGTGAGATCCGACAAACGCAAGCCACGGCCTTGGCTGTCGATGACTAGGCCCAGTTACCGTTCCCTCCTCAGTAGCATAAGCCATATCAGGGGGCGCGGTCCCGTTTGGCCTTTGCTCGGATACAAATCCTTGTCTAGAATTGACTTCCGATATAGCCATCGGCTGCTCACGCGTTCCAGATGGCACCAACGGCCTCTGGCGTCTGCGTCGTATGAGAAGCCCAATCATCACTCCCAACACGAATGCGGCTAAGACTCCAATGACAACCCCGGCTATGGCACCCCCAGAGAGGCCATTGTAGGTGCCATCGGTATCGGAAGTCGGTCTAGTCGTGGCATCCGTATGTATCCCGTCTGACGATTGCCACATCACGACCCAGGCCGTGTGGGAGAGTTGGCCGGCCGCCATAGTGACGTTTTCCCCGTCATCGAAAGAGTACGGTTTAGAGATCACCGCGGTCAAGGATTGGTAAGTCATAACTTCCTCTGACTCCTCTACAGAAATGATCTGGGACACCGTCTGCCCATCGGCGATCCCATAGACTGTGTTTCCGCTCCAAGAAGTAACCTCTACCGTGGTAATTTTCATTGTTTCATCAGGATTGGCGCGCCGGGTCACGACGAAATCTTTAGTGTTCTTGCTGCAGTCGCCGAACTTTGTGTCTATAGTGAAGCCTCTACAAGGCACGGTATTTGTGAGCTTGATGTCATCCAAGGCATCCGCTTCAATGTTTTGGGTGGTGCACTGTACCTCATGCAACACCTCGCCACCGTCACATTTCCATCCACAGAGGTGGAGAGGGCCTTCCATCCATACGGGCAAATCCCAGGGCTAAAGGTGAGTAAGGGGCACAGCTCGTTGTCATACTCCTTCGGCACACAAGAGTATCACACTGGATCTCTGTAATCTTGAGTGGCTCTCGAAGCATCATGGCGATTGTTGTTCGTATCCCTCCAACCATCAGTGAAGTAGTTAGAACAGATAGATGGAGGGGTAAACGTGGTTGTCAAGGACGGAAGAGTTTCGACAGAAGTGAGAATTGAACATGGGACAGAAAACTCCGTGGGAGTGCTGGATGCCATGATGTTATCCGGTGTTGGTGGTTATGGATGAAAAGATTGAGACAACGAAAGATCACAGACATAATGAGAGGTGAAATTTGGGGCAGTAGTGAAGTATAGATACTTGTCAATTTAAGCTGCGAAGAGGTTATGCTTGCAAGGCACGTGGGGTCGGGAAGCACTGCGCCTCCGCCCATTTGCACTTTGATTCAGCTCTCATGTCACCAATGCAATTGGGATAGGCTGGAGGCGACTTACCAGCCAAGGATTTATCCTTTTTCACGGAGAGGCCCGCACTATTGGACACCATGTTTCAAGTCGCAACAGGAGGTGTGATTGAAAGCCAGTCGGGTTCATTGTCCACTGCATCCGTTGCTATCACTCTGCAGGCATGCTGAAGAGGACGATGAGCCGCCCAATGGACTGGTCGTGATCAACAGAACAATAAAGCCACTGTTTCATACACAACGCCAAAAGGGGTGAGAGGAGCACTTGGGCGTTGCTGCCTACGTTtgctcatcctcctcggtctgCCGCCAAGCTCCTGGTCTTGGTGTGTCTAACCTCAATCAGGCTGTTTGATTGTTGCAGATTCTAATGTTTGAGGAATCTCTGGATAGTATTTTGACTGAGTATCAACTATCAGGCTTTGTTCCCATGTGCACTGTGTGCGGATTTCGAGCCTGCTGCTAAGTGTCGATCAAAGAGGAGTCTTAGTCGCTGCCTTCTTACTCCCACATCGTTAACTAACGTCACTTTCAGATCCATTTCTAGACACGCTATTTTTCGCAATTTATCTGGATTGGAGATACTCGTTCCCGACAAGACTGAATCCTGGCGGTTGTAAAAGTTCCCCTTGCTTGACATTCCAAGGAGGCGATGAACCCAGTACGAGTTGACTACGTGGCGGCTATCAGGATTCAGGGACGTGCCCTCGTGGTTACTTGTCAGTGCATTAAATATCGACATTTTCAACCCTTGTGGTTTTCAACTCTTCAGGCAGCTCCTTTGACTTACTTCCTCGTATGACGTTCCTCGCACATGGCTCTCAACTGGACTTCGCGCCCGATTGTTGGAGTTAACGAGCCCAACAGTCACACCGAGTTTCTCACACCAACCAACCGGTCGAAGGTGCAAGTCTTGCCGATTTCGAGGAGCTGACAAGACCAAGCGAGGTCGCTCCCAGCCACAATAACCCACTCCGCGTGACCATCCGTGTTGGCCAACCACCGCGGAACTTGATGGTTGCCAAGAACGAATCAAATTATCGGTAGAAAAAGAGGGCAAATGTGAGCCAATGGTGGGCTCTTGGACACGCACTGTGAGGCCGGGTACTAAACGAGGCTCTGGGCTCCCATGCATGAGCTGAGGGCGCAGCATGTCGCGCAACGTAATGAGTGAAGCCTGCAGATGTAACGTGAGGGGAACCGGACTGGTAGCTCTTGGTATATATCATAGTCGTATACAGAGATCCAAAGTCCAAGACCCAGATCAGATCCAGATACAGATTCCCATCTCTATCAGGCTCAATTACCCCCTGAAACTCTCGCCTGCCGCAATGGTCAAGACGTACATTCTCGCCCCAAACCAGACAACCGCGCCAGACGACCTCATCAGGCTGGGCCATATTCTTGATGACATCACGGATATCAGGGAGTTCGAGCCCCTCAACCCTGACGACATTGTCCCAATAGACAAGACGAGAACCGATACCAAGATTGGCTTTACATCATCGCGCCAGAAACTCATATCTGGGGAGTTTGGTGTGTTTGCCAAGATCCTAGGACTGATCGGAGTAGGCGCAGGTGCTGGTGTCTACAATGGCAAGGATAAGCACAGCATTCTATCCTGCAAGTCACTGGAAACCCATACCTTCAGTCCTAACAAGACCTACATCGAGAAGTGTATGAAGCTACCCGACGTTGACAACTTCATGCAGGGCGCCAAGTACAAGGCGCCCGTATATCTGGTCACAGGTCTGAAGATCGGCCGCGGAACTTCTTTCCAGAGTGGCAGCTCAGTATCCAGAGGGGCAGCTTTGGAGGTGGGTATCAGCGTTCCAGGAGCCCCCGTGGAAATCGGCCCTAGCGCCGGTGTTCATTTAACTACGGCCGAGGGGGAAAGCTGGGGGGGATCTACGGATTTTGTCGTGGCGTATCGAGTGAAAAGGATTCGGTATCGCCAAGGCGAGATTGAAGCCAAGACCAATACGGCCAAGGCAGTGATGCAGGATGGAAGCGCTACCCATCAAGGCCCTGCCATGAGTTTGGACATAAGTGATGATGTTTCTATGTCCGAGATTACAACTCAGACCTtcttgacgatggagaaggatcTTGAAGGCGAAGAAAGCGATGAGGGGCCTGAGGAGGTGTATTGGGTCGTTCCAGGCCAGTAGATGACCAAGGAACAGGAAGAAGGACATGTAGTGGAATTAACCGTCTCTTCAAGTTTGTCTATATGCTACATCCTTCACTGCATCGGGCTGCGTAGCCTGCCAAATCCACCTCAAATGCTAGTTCAATTCAACGCGTTTCGAATACTCTCAATGAGCACACCCTGTTCAGCACCTGGTGGCAGAAACCTTCGCCAGGGAACGATGCAGTTGTATCCATCCCTCAAGACAGTCATACTCATCAAAATTCTTTTCATTCCTTCACGATCAAAAGTTTCTTCCCTGCTCTCGCGTGGCATTTGGTTGGCCGCAACGGCTGCTTCTACAAAGCAGAGGATCACGGCGGCTATGGCGGCGGCTACGGGGGTGGCATATGACGTACCTGAGAGATAAACGCCATTCTCCCAGACGGATGGGACCGCCACTCCCAGGGTACTGAGGTTGTCTCGATTAGGTTCTGGCTCGGGGCTCATGCTGCCTTTGTTGCCCTTACCGTCGTTTGCATGAATACACAAGACGGTGTCGAGGGTCGCTGGAAAGGATCGCCCAGTATTTGCACCGTTGTTTGATGCAGCCACACACACTATCACGCCGTCTTTCTCAGCTTCCCTGATGATCCGTTTGACGGCAGAAGTTTTGGGGATGCTGAAGGacatgttgatgatgtggaCATTGAAGCTTCTCGCCCATTCGATGGCCTGTCATGCCAGTCAGTAGAAAACTCAAGGGAATACATGGATTCTTATACCTCGACCATCTGGTCGACGCCATCCTGCTCTAGATTACGAGCAATCTTGGCAACGTAGAGGTTGGCCTCCGGAAATACCCTGAGTATCAGAGATGCCACATTCGTGCCATGACCGCACTCGTCGTCTGGATGCTCGGAAACGAATGATTTCGATGCTTTGATCGGAGAGTCTTTGCCGCTACGATTATGTTTTGCGCCCTTGATAAAAGCGTTACCCGTTTGTATTCCGGTGTCAAGGATCGCGATTCGTATGTCGGGAGTAAAAGTCAAGCCACTCGTGGAAGAATCATAGAATCTTTCGGCGGAGCTCAAAAACTCAATTGAACTTTTGATCTCGCTGGTAAGAGGGGAAAGGTCAGCTCTGATACATCTTTATTACCCTTCATGACTTACCTCCGATCAGCGTCGCAGAGATGGAGCTTCTGCTCATCAAACATTCTCTTCTTGGGCAATAGCTCCGAAAGATCTTGATGGGAGAGTGGATTCTGTTGAGGTGACACGTGTTGAACTGCCGGTTCCGTTGATGTTGAGTCCAACATCGACACCTTCTGTGTCCGCTTACGATCCAGAGCACGGTAGCTGTGGCAGGCCTTTTTTAGGTGGGAGACAAGGTTGAAAATGACTTTTCGGCACTGTGTTTCCTCATCGATAGGATCATCCATATGTCTTGGCTTTTTAGCTTGAAGACACTCCATGACGGCGTCGAGATAACTCCCTATCAGAGACTGGTTGGCCTCAGCACTCTGTGCCCATTTCATCAGCTGGAATTCCAACCGGGAACGTCTGGGCAGGAAGAGCTGGCCCAGCCCGATCTCCAGGAGTAGCTTGGCAAAGTGAATGAGCACTGGGAACCTATTCTTGATCTCGCTTGGTGTTCGATTTGACAAAAAGGTAGATGCAACGAATGGGTAGTCGGGCTCGTGGATCGTACCCTCTGTTGGATTGTGGAGGAAGTATATGTCTCCAGGCCCCCATTCCTGCTGTTGCATGTCGGCACTGTATATTTGGAGAAGCGTACACGCCAGGTTGTATGCCAGAGTTGCTCTGTCGTTTGGCCCGAGCCTGTGCGGATCCTTCTGGAGAATATTTTGCAGTGACAAGGTTGGCAAAATATGAAGATTGTCGATAATGTCTGGATCAGCTTCTGTATCATGCCAGATCCTCTCAGAACATATCCAAAGACTCAAAGTCTCCTCATCTGACAAGCTGTTTCCAATAGTTTGGCATATATCCTCGATTTCGCAAAGACTCGATGCATGCTCTGGTCTTGACGGTGTATTAGCATCGTGTGGACATTAGGGATGAAGTTATGAACACTCACAGATTGCCGACTATCGTGCAAGTCACCTCTTGCCACTTGTCTTTGGGCTCACACGTTGAGATGAACATCTTGTGTTGAACAACCTCTTGGAGTTCCGGGCCGTCGAGTTCAACTGCACAAGCTTGAAGCATTCCGACATGATGATAGTGACAACCAGAAGAACCAAAGTGATGAGCCCAGGCTTTGAACATGGATGAGCATAGCCGAGAATGTTGTATACAAGGATGGTCGGCATGAAAAACTGTCGACTTCTCGTCCGTCTGGGTATGGGCGAACTCGCTGCGGTCGCCATTGTCTCGTCTGTAGTTATTGGCGTTGAACTTGGTCACTATATCGCATGCTGCTCTGGCCGCATCTCCAGAATCAGGAAGATTTATCGCTGCTTTCAAGTCGAGCTTATTCTTGCTTTGTGAAGCCTTCTGAATGATGGCATGCAACTTGGGATATCGTCGCCGTTCATTCAGACTTGTTGGGTCTGGGATTTCACCCTTGCTTGGCCAAGCAGCTTGCGGGTGAATAAAATCCTCTAGTAACTGGAGGACTGGCTGGAGGTCTTGCAGAAAAGCCTCATACTCCTGATCCTTGAGCTCATGTCCTTTGGTGATATAAAAAGTAAGTGAGTGTAACTCGAAGCGCAAGAGGCCCAGCGAATTTTGAACGACGAGGTTTTTGGTCTTTTTGATACCTTCAGCAATGCTGCTGTCAATGAGTGGCACAACAAAACTTCTAATAGCATCAAGGGCTTGTAACTCGGGCCCGTTAACCTCAAGAGAGGGCATGGCGTAAGAGTTGGATTGGCAACCcttgacgagaagaagatgaaaTCGCTAGGAGTAAACGACAGGTTCAGGGCAATTTTCCCCTCTAAtccccctcttctctcttctcgctCTAGACCCTTGTGCGTCACGTCTGTCAACCGTCCCGACCCCCTGTCGACGCCACAGCGCGTGCGGATCGTCGTCGATTGGACATTTACCTCTCTGCCTGCTTGCTCGTGCATATTGCGACTACTTGGTAAGGCGTGCCAGAGTTATTATTCGCACTGACTCGTTGCTGTTGGCCAGTTGTACAGATGGCTGTGCCCACTCAGTCACAGCCTGCCGATGCCAAGAACTCGTTGTAGCACAGGGAAGTCAGCTTGTCCACTTGGCTTCCTACCCAGTCTTGCTGGCACTTTCTACTCAAGCAACTTGTCTCTCAAGCAACTTGTCTCTCAAGCAACTTGTCTCTCAAGCAACTTGTCTCTCAAGCAACTTGTCTCTCAAGCATACCCGTCTTCGATCTCGCTCATTCGCAATGGGGAGCCCTGCAAACTCGAGGGAAATATTCACTCTCGCCTCGGAATGCAGTGCACTCTTCCAGAGATACACCCGTACAGACCGAGAACTGCTGAAGGCTCCGCCAAAGGCTCACCGAGATGTCGCTTCGTTATCGAGGGATTTCGAGGCATGGTGCTTCAATCTCGGCGTTTTCGCCGTCCCAACCGCCTCCCTTGATCAAACGCTTCGATATAGCGATGAGATCCGAGGTTTTGTGACCCAGCTATTATCTATACTTCACAGAAACTTGGATTTTAGTACGTGGGCAGGCATGCAACAACTAGTTGCGCTCGGTTCACTAACTGTGACTGCACAGTCATAATTCACGACCCCCCAGAGAATCCACCAAAATCTACATCACGACCAAGCCAGAAGAATGATGACGCCGTGGAGAAGCTTCAGGGTTCAGCTGAGGAAGCGCTAAGAGCAATCTCGGCTGTGCTCCAAAGACTCGATCGGCTGGGCACAACCATTCGGAAGTACTCGGCTTCAAGTCTCAGCAGCAGAGTGAAAGCTTTCGCTGAACAGGACAACGACGAGGAGTACAGGCTTCTTGCTAAGAGCATTGTAACCTTCAAATATCCCACGGCTCCGTCGTCGCTTCACACTCAGCTCGCGGGATCCATGGCTTATCGCCGCCTGAGACTGAGATACATCAGACAGCATCAGCTGAAGACTGCTCCCAAGGACCGGCGAGACGCGAACAAGCGAGGTCACAGCGAGCGAAGCCTTTCCAATCCAAAGCCAACGAACATTAGACTGAAGCAACCTGCGCCAAAGGACCGAGCAGCTGCCCTCCGCAACCAAGCAGTCTATCGACCTAAAGGGAACATTTCCTCAAAAGATGCTGAGACAACTCCAAGTACGACCGCCTGGACCGTAAGGCCGACAAGTTCCGCCATTGAACGCGTGAGACGTGATGATAGCAAATCAGTCATTTCCTCTTCAAAGGCAAGCACTACACGCATGGTTGGGCACTTGGATGACTATCCGGACCCTCCCACCCATGACCAATGGAGCCAGGATCCCGAGTGTCCTACTTGCTGGAGACAACTCATGGAAGCAGAGTTGAAAGGCAAGAAATGGAGGTGAGTAGGTATTGCCTATAATCAGGGACATGGAGCTCATTCATATCTCAGGCGCCACGTTGACACAGACTGCGAACCCTACGTCTGCATCTCGGAGGATTGCAAGCAGCCACTGCAGTTCTTTTCTGATTTGACCCTCTGGGAGAACCATATGCGTAATCGACATTCCTCAAAGTGGACGCAGTTGATTCACAAACCCACTGTCTGGATTTGCGACGTCGACCACGACGATGAGGTGTTTCGAGATCATGACAGCTTCCAGGCGCATCTCCGTCAAGAGCACGCCGATATGAACGAATCCGACCGCAAAGCTGTTTCCACGCTCTGTGAAACAGCTGTGACGAGACCCAAACACACATGCCCTCTCTGCGGTTATGACCTTTCTCTCCAACAAGAGAACCACCCAGAGCCTGCTTCGAATACGCCACAGGAGAAGGATATGGATCAGCTTGCCAAGTTGGCCAATCACATCGGTGGGCATATTCGCTGTCTGGCCTTCGACACGTTGGATCACCTCGCTAGCGACCATGAGAGCGTGTCCGAACCAGGCACTGACACCACAAGCGGCAAGGCAAGAAGTAGATCTCGTCCACTAAGCGAACTCAAGGATCTTGACGACATTTCTTCTGGCTTTCCAGATGACGATGA is from Fusarium keratoplasticum isolate Fu6.1 chromosome 11, whole genome shotgun sequence and encodes:
- a CDS encoding Peptidase-S8 domain-containing protein, with translation MPSLEVNGPELQALDAIRSFVVPLIDSSIAEGIKKTKNLVVQNSLGLLRFELHSLTFYITKGHELKDQEYEAFLQDLQPVLQLLEDFIHPQAAWPSKGEIPDPTSLNERRRYPKLHAIIQKASQSKNKLDLKAAINLPDSGDAARAACDIVTKFNANNYRRDNGDRSEFAHTQTDEKSTVFHADHPCIQHSRLCSSMFKAWAHHFGSSGCHYHHVGMLQACAVELDGPELQEVVQHKMFISTCEPKDKWQEVTCTIVGNLPEHASSLCEIEDICQTIGNSLSDEETLSLWICSERIWHDTEADPDIIDNLHILPTLSLQNILQKDPHRLGPNDRATLAYNLACTLLQIYSADMQQQEWGPGDIYFLHNPTEGTIHEPDYPFVASTFLSNRTPSEIKNRFPVLIHFAKLLLEIGLGQLFLPRRSRLEFQLMKWAQSAEANQSLIGSYLDAVMECLQAKKPRHMDDPIDEETQCRKVIFNLVSHLKKACHSYRALDRKRTQKVSMLDSTSTEPAVQHVSPQQNPLSHQDLSELLPKKRMFDEQKLHLCDADRSEIKSSIEFLSSAERFYDSSTSGLTFTPDIRIAILDTGIQTGNAFIKGAKHNRSGKDSPIKASKSFVSEHPDDECGHGTNVASLILRVFPEANLYVAKIARNLEQDGVDQMVEAIEWARSFNVHIINMSFSIPKTSAVKRIIREAEKDGVIVCVAASNNGANTGRSFPATLDTVLCIHANDGKGNKGSMSPEPEPNRDNLSTLGVAVPSVWENGVYLSGTSYATPVAAAIAAVILCFVEAAVAANQMPRESREETFDREGMKRILMSMTVLRDGYNCIVPWRRFLPPGAEQGVLIESIRNALN